A segment of the Candidatus Polarisedimenticolia bacterium genome:
CGGCGGGAGTCCCGGCGGCGGCCCGAGGCCTGGCCTCGGCCGTCGATCTCTTCAGCGTCTGGTATTGGGCGCTGGTCCTGGTGGGGCTGCCGATCGTCACCTCGGTTCCGGCGCGGCGCCTGCGATTCCCGATCCTCGTCCTGTGGCTCGCCAGCGTGATCGCCCGCGCCGTCACCCTGACCCTGGCGGTGTCGCAGCCCTGACCCGCGGAGGCGGCGCTCCGGCCGGGCGCAACTCGCTCAAGAAACGAAAGATGGGACTCGATTTGGAGCCGGACGGCGGATTTCCCGGCGCGTTGACACACCCCCTCCCCTGTGCTACCCTCCGCCCCCGGTCCCAACCCTTTCGCGTTGCTCCGGCCTTGTGAAGGGCATCACGAGGAAATCTCCTCAGTGTCCGACAGCCTCCTGCCGGTTCTCCTGCAGCTCTCGATCGTCGTGCTGATGGCGGCGGGAATCCTGTTTCTTTCCTGGATCCTGGGGCGCCGGGCGGCGCAGCGAGGCCGCACCGATCTGTCCCCCTATGAATGCGGCCTCCCCCCGTTCGAGGGAGCCCGGAAGCGCTTCTCGGTCCGCTTCTACCTCGTGGCGATGCTCTTCATCCTGTTCGACATCGAGGCGGCCTATCTCTTCCCATGGGCGACGGTGTTCCGGCACCTTGGATCGACCGGCTTCTGGCAGATGGCCGTCTTCATCTTCGTCCTTCTCCTGGGCTACTTCTACATTCTCCGGCGCGGAGCGCTGGACTGGGACTAGGGAGCCATGGGCACGGAGCCGCTGGAGGTCGTGAAGGTCCGGGAAAAATTCGGCGCGGCGCTGAAGGAGGTCGTCTACTTCCGGGGCGAAGAGACACTCGTCCTGGAGCCGTCGGGGATCCGGCCGATCT
Coding sequences within it:
- the ndhC gene encoding NADH-quinone oxidoreductase subunit A, translated to MSDSLLPVLLQLSIVVLMAAGILFLSWILGRRAAQRGRTDLSPYECGLPPFEGARKRFSVRFYLVAMLFILFDIEAAYLFPWATVFRHLGSTGFWQMAVFIFVLLLGYFYILRRGALDWD